From one Marmota flaviventris isolate mMarFla1 chromosome 1, mMarFla1.hap1, whole genome shotgun sequence genomic stretch:
- the Prss50 gene encoding probable threonine protease PRSS50, protein MQPWWWTAAGWQEPQDLRALLLLLLLQLLSPQLAGCSRAEEPPGAPFSSALSDPGTPSTSSTPNPTNGSQLPPQSTTASSTQPQVLPPICGFSYEQDPTLRDPEAMTRRWPWMVSVRANGIHVCSGTLIASRWVLAVAHCLTQHDNYTVMVGSPWIDQITPSSSNILVLQVIVHRRFRSKRYWSWIGQANNIGLLKLQKKLKYNKYVRPVCLPGLDYALEESSLCTVTGWGSPQVNGSGPQFQTIQEKEVVILNSKECDAFYHSFSRIPSLVQIINSQMICVKDGSRENFCYETTGEPLVCSLEGTWYLVGMTSWGPGCNKSEAPPIFLKVSAYQAWIWDSLMGKSLALPTPSRALLLVLPLPLSLLATL, encoded by the exons ATGCAGCCCTGGTGGTGGACGGCGGCGGGCTGGCAGGAACCCCAGGACCTCCGCGcgctgctcctgctcctgctgcttCAGCTGCTGTCGCCGCAACTGGCGG GCTGCTCACGTGCAGAGGAGCCGCCAGGGGCGCCGTTCTCCAGTGCCTTGAGCGACCCGGGCACCCCCAGCACCTCCAGCACCCCCAACCCCACGAACGGGTCTCAACTTCCACCGCAGAGCACGACGGCTTCCAGCACCCAACCCCAGGTGCTGCCGCCGA tCTGTGGCTTCTCCTATGAACAGGACCCCACCCTCAGGGACCCAGAGGCCATGACTCGGCGGTGGCCATGGATGGTCAGTGTGAGGGCCAATGGTATACATGTCTGTTCGGGCACCCTCATTGCCTCCCGATGGGTCCTGGCCGTGGCCCACTGCCTGACTCA GCATGATAACTATACAGTGATGGTGGGGAGTCCGTGGATTGACCAGATTACGCCCAGTAGCTCTAACATCCTGGTGCTCCAGGTCATTGTGCACAGAAGGTTCCGGTCCAAGCGGTACTGGTCCTGGATTGGCCAAGCTAACAACATCGGCCTCCTCAAGCTTCAGAAGAAGCTCAAGTACAACAAGTATGTCAGGCCCGTCTGCCTGCCTGGCCTGGACTATGCGCTGGAGGAAAGTTCCCTCTGCACTGTGACGGGCTGGGGCTCTCCCCAGGTTAATG GCTCGGGGCCCCAGTTCCAGACAATTCAGGAGAAGGAAGTTGTCATTCTGAACAGCAAGGAGTGCGATGCCTTCTACCACAGCTTCTCCAGAATCCCCTCTCTGGTTCAAATCATCAACTCCCAGATGATTTGTGTCAAGGATGGCAGCAGAGAGAATTTCTGCTAT GAGACAACTGGCGAACCCTTGGTCTGCTCTTTGGAGGGCACGTGGTACCTGGTGGGAATGACGAGCTGGGGCCCGGGCTGCAATAAGAGCGAGGCCCCACCCATCTTCCTGAAAGTCTCCGCCTACCAGGCCTGGATCTGGGACAGCCTCATGGGGAAGTCCCTGGCCCTGCCCACCCCATCCAGAGCCCTGCTGCTGGTTCTGCCACTGCCCCTCAGCCTCCTTGCCACTCTGTGA